In Salvia miltiorrhiza mitochondrion, complete genome, the following are encoded in one genomic region:
- the rpl5 gene encoding ribosomal protein L5, with product MFPLYFHYEDVSRQDPLLKLNHANVMEVPGLCKIRVVPKAAPSIKNGKLAMEIPCGQKCLQTQRSSTGREFRSNPFLGSNKDKKGYVSDLARQSTLRGHGMSNFLVRISTVMSLLDSPVEIRENSIQFSMETEFCEFSPELEDHFEIFEHIRGFNVTIVTSSNTQDETLPPWSGFLQKDEGETQ from the coding sequence ATGTTTCCACTCTATTTTCATTACGAAGATGTATCACGTCAGGATCCGTTGCTCAAACTGAATCACGCCAACGTTATGGAAGTTCCTGGATTATGTAAAATAAGAGTAGTACCAAAGGCAGCACCTTCTATCAAAAATGGAAAATTGGCTATGGAGATTCCGTGCGGTCAGAAATGTTTACAGACACAGAGGTCTTCGACAGGAAGGGAGTTTCGATCCAATCCATTCTTGGGGTCAAATAAAGACAAAAAGGGATATGTCAGTGACCTAGCACGACAAAGCACTCTCCGAGGGCATGGAATGTCTAATTTTTTAGTCAGAATCTCCACAGTAATGTCTCTATTAGATTCTCCGGTCGAAATACGGGAAAACTCTATTCAATTCTCGATGGAAACGGAGTTTTGCGAATTCTCCCCAGAACTGGAAGATCATTTCGAGATCTTCGAACATATTCGAGGGTTCAATGTGACTATTGTCACTTCGTCCAACACACAAGATGAGACTTTACCACCGTGGAGCGGCTTTTTGCAAAAAGATGAGGGGGAAACTCAGTAA
- the rps14 gene encoding ribosomal protein S14 — translation MSEKRNIRDHKRRLLAAKYELRRKLYKAFCFCKDPDLPRDKHRYKLSKLPRNSSFARVRNRCISTGRPRSVYKFFRISRIVFRISRSGIKKSSW, via the coding sequence ATGTCGGAGAAGCGAAATATACGAGATCACAAACGTAGATTGCTCGCGGCTAAATATGAATTGAGACGAAAGCTTTATAAAGCCTTTTGTTTTTGTAAAGATCCCGATCTTCCGCGGGACAAACATCGTTATAAGTTGTCCAAGTTGCCAAGAAATAGTTCCTTTGCACGAGTAAGAAACCGATGTATTTCCACGGGTCGCCCCCGTTCCGTATATAAGTTCTTTAGAATTTCTCGTATCGTTTTTCGCATCTCGAGGTCCGGCATAAAGAAATCGTCTTGGTAG
- the orf116c gene encoding hypothetical protein: MAVPSSNTAYSSAPSMEYCSKCHFLSLLWPLVNYATKMNSTVSRFTAERTSKTRGNNELQANARGRKRGYTERKARYNKERQVIRVKVLMRAMYQPEAPISFPLRASPPRKTNGKH, from the coding sequence ATGGCTGTTCCCTCCTCCAATACCGCTTATTCATCTGCACCTTCTATGGAATATTGTTCAAAATGCCATTTCCTTTCCTTGCTCTGGCCCTTAGTCAACTACGCTACTAAGATGAACAGCACTGTAAGCAGGTTTACGGCAGAGAGAACGAGTAAAACAAGGGGAAACAATGAATTACAAGCAAATGCAAGAGGAAGAAAAAGGGGTTATACCGAGCGAAAAGCAAGGTATAACAAGGAAAGACAGGTTATAAGAGTTAAGGTTTTAATGCGTGCAATGTACCAACCTGAAGCTCCAATATCGTTCCCATTACGTGCTTCTCCTCCTCGTAAGACTAACGGGAAGCACTAA
- the orf146 gene encoding hypothetical protein, whose protein sequence is MEPVESRMQKRSAKWAKTKTLEAKDAPIDALPAQLLFIELKVDEREAFLCSLCYGLLNCLVSVQRQWKDPSISLSISTALTCTFHLVHRPHESDLALYCPPRKLQTTPLRLSDLIDLTGMEGLLADSETQSSDLDWHTGVNSTLSS, encoded by the coding sequence ATGGAACCAGTGGAAAGTCGTATGCAGAAGAGAAGTGCAAAATGGGCAAAGACGAAGACTTTGGAAGCGAAAGATGCACCGATTGATGCTCTTCCAGCCCAGCTGCTGTTTATTGAGCTCAAAGTGGATGAGAGAGAGGCTTTTCTATGCTCTCTATGCTATGGTCTTCTCAATTGCCTAGTCTCGGTTCAAAGACAGTGGAAGGATCCATCCATCAGCCTTTCTATCTCCACAGCGCTGACCTGCACTTTCCACCTAGTTCACCGACCTCACGAGTCTGATTTGGCTCTATATTGTCCACCAAGGAAACTCCAAACAACTCCACTGCGACTGAGCGATCTCATCGATCTGACCGGTATGGAAGGACTCTTGGCTGACTCTGAGACTCAGTCTTCTGACTTGGATTGGCATACTGGGGTCAATTCCACCCTATCCTCTTGA
- the orf214 gene encoding hypothetical protein, translated as MPKWVRRKRKTRKGNPISVRNENSIIFFLMKFYFSFTNAYFFLLLGGSYSIFTSLPLVRDMPKESQIILYILTRFLFLFVIYKQLVDLGYAFMNELQQAVAPFLQPSGGIGGSSGQPPLPSDPFIPLVAPAPDDPEENPPGQPLFHQQQNDPAVGQQKLESVLVKHLKRHCRLVDVRKKYPQLNSTEVDSLYFAKNLAISQLDTDTKTDSEMEALADYLTKNAKKRKTLLDDFLAEYSKED; from the coding sequence ATGCCTAAATGGGTTCGTCGAAAGCGCAAGACACGAAAAGGAAATCCAATTTCGGTAAGAAATGAGAATTCAATAATCTTCTTTCTAATGAAGTTTTATTTCTCATTCACAAATGCATATTTCTTTCTTCTTCTAGGAGGAAGCTACTCCATTTTTACGTCTCTCCCTCTTGTGAGGGATATGCCAAAAGAATCTCAAATCATTTTATATATTCTTACCAGATTTTTATTTCTTTTCGTTATATATAAGCAGCTCGTCGATTTAGGCTATGCCTTTATGAACGAGCTTCAGCAGGCGGTGGCTCCCTTTCTTCAGCCGTCGGGTGGAATTGGTGGATCCAGTGGACAACCACCGCTTCCTTCGGACCCCTTTATTCCGCTTGTTGCACCAGCACCAGATGATCCGGAAGAGAACCCACCGGGGCAACCTCTTTTTCATCAACAGCAGAATGACCCGGCTGTTGGTCAACAGAAGCTGGAGTCTGTCCTGGTGAAACACCTAAAGCGCCATTGTAGATTAGTCGATGTGCGTAAGAAATACCCGCAACTGAATTCCACAGAAGTGGACTCTCTCTATTTTGCCAAGAATCTGGCCATTTCGCAATTGGATACAGATACTAAAACCGACAGTGAAATGGAAGCTCTTGCAGATTATCTAACAAAAAATGCAAAAAAGAGAAAAACTCTATTAGATGACTTTTTGGCAGAATATTCTAAAGAAGACTAG
- the atp9 gene encoding ATPase subunit 9, translating into MLEGAKLIGAGAATIALAGAAVGIGNVFSSLIHSVARNPSLAKQLFGYAILGFALTEAIALFALMMAFLISFVF; encoded by the coding sequence ATGTTAGAAGGAGCTAAGTTAATAGGTGCGGGAGCTGCAACAATCGCTTTAGCTGGAGCTGCAGTCGGAATTGGAAACGTATTCAGTTCTTTGATTCATTCGGTAGCTCGAAATCCATCATTAGCGAAACAGTTATTTGGTTATGCCATCTTGGGCTTTGCTCTTACCGAAGCAATTGCCTTGTTCGCATTAATGATGGCTTTCTTGATTTCATTCGTATTTTGA
- the orf105 gene encoding hypothetical protein produces the protein MKLILISKRTELALLLRDRKLTLLSCPKNLLLDLLWVTNLIPLPGQNDLLQPIAKRQEKGLFIYRGEVPYANLLSIAVGKQHSRQGKERSHGLVCVDVDAQSSQR, from the coding sequence ATGAAACTAATACTAATATCGAAGAGAACGGAACTAGCTCTACTATTGAGGGATCGCAAACTCACTCTTCTTTCATGTCCGAAGAATTTACTACTTGACTTACTTTGGGTTACAAACCTGATTCCATTGCCCGGGCAGAACGACCTTCTTCAACCAATAGCAAAAAGACAAGAAAAGGGCCTCTTCATCTATAGAGGAGAGGTGCCGTACGCGAACCTACTTTCAATTGCAGTGGGGAAGCAGCACAGTCGGCAGGGGAAAGAGCGTAGTCATGGTCTTGTGTGCGTGGACGTGGATGCGCAGAGCAGTCAAAGGTGA
- the nad7 gene encoding NADH dehydrogenase subunit 7 encodes MTTRNRQIKNFTLNFGPQHPAAHGVSRLVLEMNGEVVERAEPHIGSLHRGTEKLIEYKTYLQALPYSDRSDYVSMMAQEHAHSSAVERLLNCEVPLRAQYIRVLFREITRISNHSLALTTHAMDVGASTPFLWAFEEREKLLEFYERVSGARMHASFIRPGGVAQDLPLGLCRDIDSFTQQFSSRIDELEEMSTGNRIWKQRLVDIGTVTAQQAKDWGFSGVMLRGSGVCWDLRRAAPYDVHDQLDPDVPVGTRGDRYDRYCIRIEEMRQSVRIIVQCLNQMPSGMIKADDRKLCPPSRCRMKLSMESSIHHFEPYTEGFSVPASSTYTAVEAPKGEFGVFLVSNGSNRPYRRKIRAPGFAHLQGLDSMSKHHMPADVVTIIGTQDIVSGEVDR; translated from the exons ATGACGACTAGGAACAGGCAAATCAAAAATTTCACTTTGAATTTCGGACCTCAACATCCTGCTGCTCATGGTGTTTCACGATTAGTATTGGAAATGAACGGAGAAGTGGTGGAACGTGCGGAACCACATATTGGATCACTCCA TAGGGGGACTGAGAAATTAATAGAGTACAAAACTTATCTTCAAGCTTTACCTTATTCTGATCGTTCAGA CTATGTTTCTATGATGGCCCAAGAACACGCTCATTCTTCAGCCGTAGAGAGACTTTTGAATTGCGAGGTACCATTACGAGCTCAATATATACGAGTGTTATTCCGTGAAATAACTCGAATTTCAAATCATTCACTTGCTTTAACTACTCATGCTATGGATGTGGGAGCATCAACTCCGTTCCTGTGGGCTTTTGAGGAGCGGGAGAAATTGTTGGAATTCTATGAAAGAGTCTCGGGAGCCAGGATGCATGCCAGTTTCATACGACCAGGTGGAGTGGCACAAGATCTGCCTCTTGGCTTATGTCGAGATATTGATTCCTTCACACAACAATTTTCTTCTCGTATCGACGAATTAGAAGAGATGTCAACCGGCAACCGTATCTGGAAACAACGATTAGTGGATATTGGTACTGTCACTGCACAGCAAGCAAAGGATTGGGGATTCAGTGGTGTAATGTTAAGAGGTTCAGGGGTATGCTGGGATTTGCGAAGAGCAGCACCTTACGATGTTCATGACCAATTGGATCCTGACGTACCAGTAGGTACCAGAGGAGATCGCTATGATCGTTACTGTATTCGTATCGAAGAGATGCGACAAAGTGTTCGGATCATTGTGCAATGTCTTAATCAAATGCCTAGTGGCATGATCAAAGCCGATGATCGTAAGCTATGTCCTCCATCACGATGTCGAATGAAACTATCCATGGAATC CTCAATTCACCATTTCGAACCTTATACAGAAGGGTTTTCCGTACCAGCTTCTTCTACCTATACCGCAGTTGAAGCACCTAAAGGAGAATTTGGTGTCTTTCTGGTCAGTAATGGAAGCAATCGTCCCTACCGTCGTAAAATAAGAGCACCTGGCTTTGCCCATTTACAAGGACTCGATTCTATGTCCAAACATCACATGCCAGCAGATGTGGTCACCATCATAGGTACTCAAGATATTGTGTCTGGAGAGGTGGATAGATAG
- the orf103b gene encoding hypothetical protein — protein MEDRPTRVSRALAGSGVPVKGASAYPGVIITTCTLHLGTVERVTRLLFHSTTFVPVIHSLTERSSEGQPAHTASGEDGTTGKDRLAKTPQARSVVGLRRGSIA, from the coding sequence ATGGAGGACCGACCGACCCGGGTTTCACGAGCGTTGGCGGGTTCTGGAGTGCCTGTCAAGGGCGCTAGCGCATACCCCGGGGTGATCATCACCACCTGCACCTTACATCTCGGCACAGTGGAACGTGTAACCCGCCTGCTGTTCCATTCAACTACATTTGTTCCTGTAATCCATAGCCTAACAGAACGCAGCAGCGAGGGACAACCCGCCCATACAGCCAGCGGGGAGGATGGCACTACTGGCAAAGACCGTCTGGCGAAAACGCCGCAGGCGCGAAGCGTGGTAGGCCTGCGCCGGGGGAGCATAGCATAG
- the orf108b gene encoding hypothetical protein: MARFLYHSINGGSIRTSICQKTLLSQSLHSKRFLKQTMAVEFRLHQLFSEIEKEEKFIQERKELLIRFWKKLPTDTPLREAELRLKALREEQNSLVIEITLKHQGNGS; encoded by the coding sequence ATGGCGAGATTCCTCTACCACTCTATAAATGGGGGCTCGATAAGAACTTCCATTTGCCAGAAAACTCTTCTTTCTCAATCCTTACACTCAAAGAGATTTCTAAAACAAACAATGGCTGTAGAATTCAGACTACACCAACTTTTCTCTGAAATAGAGAAAGAAGAAAAATTTATACAGGAGCGCAAGGAACTCCTTATAAGGTTCTGGAAAAAACTTCCAACAGACACTCCACTCAGGGAAGCAGAGCTCAGGCTCAAAGCCCTACGGGAAGAGCAGAACTCTCTTGTGATCGAAATTACATTAAAACACCAAGGTAACGGAAGTTAA
- the orf224 gene encoding hypothetical protein translates to MGELHPRETYTGCVAVMVGCPCGVFFQIRGFRVLLFVVFAPRHLIIYFLIAPSVVVFGTGLVRVFQVNIPRQAGILHFLLDMMKKRFSPQLLALWKSATIGVIWLIWTVRNKHIFEGVRPNVFSAISYLWSSLRSCPVHAPMNNSVSDLLILHNLHVRGIPRKAPVITSVTWLPPPEGVIKMNSDGSAMGAPGVMACGAVFRDWKGRVLGSFSKQMEQGRSPIR, encoded by the coding sequence ATGGGAGAATTACATCCCAGAGAGACGTACACTGGTTGTGTGGCGGTCATGGTAGGCTGCCCTTGTGGAGTGTTCTTTCAAATCAGGGGTTTCAGGGTCCTTCTATTTGTGGTCTTTGCTCCGAGACATTTGATCATTTATTTCTTGATTGCACCTTCAGTAGTCGTATTTGGGACTGGATTGGTGAGGGTTTTTCAAGTTAATATTCCTCGACAGGCGGGCATCCTTCATTTTCTTCTTGATATGATGAAGAAAAGGTTTAGTCCTCAGCTTCTTGCTCTTTGGAAATCGGCCACGATTGGTGTCATATGGTTAATATGGACGGTGCGTAACAAGCATATCTTTGAAGGAGTCAGGCCGAATGTCTTTTCGGCGATTAGCTATTTATGGTCTTCTTTGCGTTCTTGCCCAGTGCATGCTCCCATGAACAATTCGGTGTCGGATTTGCTGATTCTACATAATTTGCACGTCAGAGGCATTCCTAGGAAAGCTCCTGTTATTACTTCGGTTACTTGGCTACCGCCTCCTGAAGGGGTCATCAAAATGAACTCCGATGGTAGTGCCATGGGCGCGCCCGGTGTAATGGCTTGCGGCGCTGTTTTTAGGGACTGGAAGGGCCGTGTCCTTGGTTCTTTCTCTAAGCAGATGGAGCAGGGAAGAAGCCCCATTCGTTGA
- the orf115c gene encoding hypothetical protein: MPAQERMEELGHRLSINSLKKKWSREEWASIIAAQIAVEEKIEAALLDDGFSPDAILDKRHQIRGFMFYPGGTSLTEPTYVGYVRSIDNLGTRASVPYKRVIQAIENDDLSIGPP; encoded by the coding sequence ATGCCTGCTCAAGAGCGTATGGAAGAATTGGGCCATCGCCTCTCAATCAATTCACTTAAGAAAAAGTGGAGCCGCGAGGAATGGGCAAGCATCATTGCAGCCCAGATTGCGGTGGAGGAAAAAATCGAAGCCGCTTTATTGGACGATGGCTTTTCTCCAGATGCGATTTTAGACAAACGGCATCAGATAAGGGGCTTTATGTTTTATCCGGGAGGGACTTCTTTGACCGAGCCTACTTATGTGGGCTATGTCAGGAGTATCGACAACTTGGGTACTCGCGCGTCTGTTCCATACAAGCGGGTCATCCAAGCGATAGAAAACGATGATTTATCCATCGGTCCTCCTTAA